The Arctopsyche grandis isolate Sample6627 chromosome 10, ASM5162203v2, whole genome shotgun sequence genome window below encodes:
- the PIG-U gene encoding phosphatidylinositol glycan anchor biosynthesis class U: MFIFVVFVVAGVLRYWLIVSDYQQSISNRVELSTPLNSWRRLVEGIYLYDENIDPYQGDMFHESPLMLITFHTITKTVPVLIPFIFTMCDLLTAYFLYATTKKFMKIMRQNQQSESKEYANDALTLLLQDDDFNTAPVYVLAVYLFNPYSVLNCVSMTTTVVNNTFVSLALFSMICGYRTVCCFAIATAAHQTLYPCLLIVPAAIFIENSLKGCAKCSYIRTLTVFVLMWGSLIFLSAYVMNGSYLFLENTYGFILNVPDLKPNIGLFWYFFTEMFEHFRLLFICAFQINAALLYVIPLTLRFKDEPLLLATTLITLTTVFKSYPSLGDVAFYLALLPMWRHLFSYMQQKFVIGCFMVVTSALGPTVWHLWIYSRSANANFFFGVTLAFATAQIFLITDLLFAYIKREHDLKHGLSREIDGKAAKLILR; this comes from the exons ATGTTTATCTTCGTGGTGTTCGTAGTGGCCGGTGTCCTGAGATACTGGCTCATAGTCTCCGACTATCAACAGTCCATTTCGAATAGAGTGGAACTGTCGACGCCTCTCAATTCGTGGAGGAGACTCGTCGAGGGGATTTATCTCTACGATGAGAATATTGATCCGTACCAAGGCGATATGTTCCACGAATCGCCTCTGATGCTGATTACGTTTCATACGATCACAAAAACTGTACCTGTGTTGATAccttttatatttacaatgtgTGATCTTTTAACGGCGTACTTCTTGTATGCGACTACTAAAAAGTTCATGAAAATTATGCGACAAAATCAACAGTCGGAGAGTAAAGAGTACGCCAATGATGCATTAACACTATTGTTACAAGATGACGATTTTAATACGGCTCCTGTCTATGTATTGGCCGTTTATCTTTTCAATCCGTACTCTGTATTGAATTGTGTGTCCATGACCACTACGGTCGTTAACAATACATTCGTGTCTCTGGCTTTGTTTTCCATGATATGTGGATATCGCACGGTTTGCTGTTTTGCTATAGCGACTGCCGCTCATCAAACGCTGTATCCGTGTCTTCTGATCGTTCCAGCAGCAATTTTCATCGAAAATTCCCTGAAAGGATGTGCTAAATGTTCATACATTAGAACTCTGACCGTATTTGTGCTCATGTGGGGATCTCTCATATTTTTATCAGCTTATGTTATGAACGGATCTTATTTATTCTTGGAGAATACCTACGGTTTCAT ATTGAACGTTCCTGACTTGAAGCCAAATATCGGACTATTCTGGTATTTTTTCACTGAGATGTTCGAACACTTCAGATTATTGTTCATTTGCGCATTTCAAATAAATGCAGCTCTGCTCTACGTTATACCGTTAACTCTGAGATTTAAAGATGAGCCCCTTTTATTGGCTACGACTCTAATCACCCTAACAACTGTATTCAAATCGTATCCGTCTTTGGGCGATGTTGCATTCTATTTGGCATTATTGCCCATGTGGAGACACTTATTTTCAT ATATGCAGCAGAAGTTCGTCATAGGATGCTTCATGGTGGTGACGTCGGCTTTGGGGCCGACTGTTTGGCATTTATGGATTTATTCTAGATCAGCTAATGCCAATTTCTTCTTTGGTGTTACATTAGCTTTTGCCACGGCGCAGATATTTCTAATTACAGATTTGCTCTTTGCTTATATAAAACGCGAACACGACTTAAAGCACGGTTTAAGCCGGGAGATAGATGGAAAAGCAGCGAAATTGATACTGcggtag
- the LOC143918440 gene encoding uncharacterized protein LOC143918440 isoform X1 yields MEFKTIVILVLCLLCHTSYTIGSTSKNIPDFLLHCYRNGGINITSPLNVQLLVEILSKIEYSNPNYNIRVISSSLLHSLRQDGIERAPNIKESDFVTPFRSTSFQYAKYSFLLDLLIPGENLANVYNGLSLHDICAIHMMISSTVDRWERGDETRICPLSMTSGDPTKNNAFIKNEPYSQPLVNRSKIDPGLSRCPIEKGVVQTSWGDVSAGTLLSAISAALEPQNILLSEILESITDRQDEHDFDKDFDANEFVEEFEKEMYNSFVTSEKYISNVLAATLSGDLAEVIVRQGPYVESGSQPFIFGSWTKWNDTILPRNLYLMQEPSLNWEMTNAEIIGGIDGFIIANYMKDWATTVQNIRLSQIIEMYYSNYGVAFNRNIRACNRKQNFAKLVRDSNLQEQTSNMANFLWLKTGFVFMKTKDIENLSNFAVRDFEQYWPKLMDSLPGCDIKEDTNQVEAVVVTDGTWTKYQTEQFISIISETFDVSNHGSSMGLLHGTTGEWISTPTHSLVELFNNIVNYSESWTSRLDLPAVLTSIIERLENITQEESETFKVVGLPRVVIVVTPTGKIPKDQLERSVTIMNTLRSNYMDVYFTYVMTDEEAFEALAMDPRKYSDVLVKNSNTDVKEVAEMVRLSLIKNVTPKRFSAPPCDLTRASSVTYQHEDYINVGQQITYRIHPSYMMWVQVINIQFQGTDQGEISVCISRKNTEEAAESCKIVSGQYDAAFQIKRPCNGNALCDPVYFIVRARSTAIKCTDKDCRYPDQIRFMIRHDGLECLRGNGTSSAMILHRNAYDNIYFSFITILNMFLFNKIISNK; encoded by the exons ATGGAATTTAAAACAATTGTAATTCTAGTTCTGTGTCTACTGTGCCACACTTCAT ATACAATCGGCAGCACATCTAAGAATATACcagattttttattgcattgctATAGAAATGGAGGAATAAATATCACATCACCGCTAAATGTTCAACTTTTAGTAGAGATCTTATCTAAAATAGAGTATTCCAACCCAAATTATAACATTCGTGTGATATCGTCATCACTTTTGCACAG CTTGCGACAAGATGGTATTGAGCGTGCACCAAATATTAAAGAGTCTGATTTTGTGACACCGTTTAGATCCACTTCTTTCCAATACGCAAAATATAGCTTTTTATTAGATCTACTAATACCCGGTGAAAATTTGGCAAATGTTTACAATGGACTATCACTGCATGACATCTGTGCGATACACATGATGATATCGTCAACGGTCGATCGATGGGAACGTGGAGATGAGACTAGAATTTGTCCATTGAGCATGACCAGTGGAGATCCTACAAAAAATAACGCCTTCATTAAAAATGAACC GTACTCTCAGCCTCTTGTTAACAGATCCAAAATTGATCCAGGTTTAAGTAGATGTCCTATTGAAAAAGGCGTTGTACAAACTTCTTGGGGGGACGTATCAGCAGGTACACTTCTGTCGGCAATATCGGCAGCTCTCGAGCCGCAGAACATTCTACTCTCGGAAATATTAGAGTCCATCACAGACCGCCAGGATGAACATGACTTTGATAAAGATTTTGATGCGAATGAATTCGTTGAGGAGTTTGAAAAAGAGATGTACAATTCCTTTGTAACATCCGAAAAGTACATATCGAACGTTCTCGCCGCCACATTATCAG GTGATTTAGCCGAAGTTATAGTACGTCAGGGGCCATACGTGGAATCTGGATCTCAACCATTCATCTTTGGTTCTTGGACTAAATGGAACGACACTATCTTACCAAGAAATCTGTATTTGATGCAAGAACCGTCGTTAAATTGGGAAATGACCAACGCTGAAATTATTGGGGGAATTGATG GATTTATCATCGCTAATTATATGAAGGATTGGGCGACGACAGTACAGAACATACGTCTCTCACAAATTATCGAAATGTACTATTCGAATTACGGTGTAGCATTTAATCGCAATATCAGAGCTTGTAATCGGAAACAGAACTTTGCAAAACTAGTGAGAGACTCTAATCTACAAGAGCAGACATCTAACATGGCGAATTTCTTGTGGTTAAAAACGGGATTCGTTTTTATGAAAACGAAAGACATAGAAAATCTTTCGAATTTTGCTGTACGAGACTTTGAACAGTATTGGC CGAAACTAATGGATAGTTTACCTGGATGTGATATTAAAGAAGATACAAACCAGGTGGAAGCGGTCGTCGTCACTGACGGAACTTGGACCAAATATCAAACTGAACAGTTCATTTC tATCATTTCGGAAACCTTTGACGTTTCAAATCATGGCAGTTCAATGGGATTATTGCATGGCACCACCGGAGAATGGATTTCAACTCCTACCCACAGTTTGGTTGAACTATTTAATAACATCGTCAATTATAGTGAAAGTT GGACTTCTCGTTTGGACTTGCCGGCGGTTTTGACGTCGATCATTGAACGCCTTGAAAATATAACTCAGGAGGAAAGTGAAACGTTCAAGGTGGTCGGGTTACCACGGGTAGTAATTGTGGTAACTCCTACGGGCAAAATCCCTAAAGATCAATTGGAAAGATCAGTAACAATAATGAACACACTGCGATCAAATTACATGGATGTGTATTTCACATATGTCATGACAGACGAAGAAGCTTTCGAGGCATTAGCCATGGACCCCCGAAAGTATTCAGACGTTCTCGTCAAAAATTCAAACACTGATGTCAAAGAAGTAGCTGAAATGGTTCGTTTGAGTTTGATTAAAAACGTAACGCCAAAGAGGTTCTCGGCACCACCTTGTGACCTAACAAGAGCCTCCAGCGTGACATATCAACATGAAGACTACATCAATGTAGGTCAACAGATTACATATAGAATTCATCCTAGTTACATGATGTGGGTTCAAGTCATTAATATTCAG TTTCAAGGTACTGACCAAGGAGAAATATCTGTATGCATTTCAAGGAAAAATACAGAGGAGGCAGCCGAGTCCTGTAAAATAGTCAGCGGTCAGTATGACGCAGCATTCCAGATAAAAAGACCTTGCAATGGAAATGCACTTTGCGATCCTGTGTATTTCATAGTGCGTGCAAGGAGCACAGCCATCAAATGTACag atAAAGACTGCAGGTATCCAGACCAAATAAGATTTATGATTCGTCACGACGGACTCGAATGTTTGAGAGGAAACGGAACGTCGAGTGCAATGATTTTACATAGAAATGCCTacgataatatttatttttcattcataaCAATTCTAAATATGTttctattcaataaaataataagcaataaataa
- the LOC143918440 gene encoding uncharacterized protein LOC143918440 isoform X2, whose amino-acid sequence MEFKTIVILVLCLLCHTSYTIGSTSKNIPDFLLHCYRNGGINITSPLNVQLLVEILSKIEYSNPNYNIRVISSSLLHSLRQDGIERAPNIKESDFVTPFRSTSFQYAKYSFLLDLLIPGENLANVYNGLSLHDICAIHMMISSTVDRWERGDETRICPLSMTMHSTNFCFRYSQPLVNRSKIDPGLSRCPIEKGVVQTSWGDVSAGTLLSAISAALEPQNILLSEILESITDRQDEHDFDKDFDANEFVEEFEKEMYNSFVTSEKYISNVLAATLSGDLAEVIVRQGPYVESGSQPFIFGSWTKWNDTILPRNLYLMQEPSLNWEMTNAEIIGGIDGFIIANYMKDWATTVQNIRLSQIIEMYYSNYGVAFNRNIRACNRKQNFAKLVRDSNLQEQTSNMANFLWLKTGFVFMKTKDIENLSNFAVRDFEQYWPKLMDSLPGCDIKEDTNQVEAVVVTDGTWTKYQTEQFISIISETFDVSNHGSSMGLLHGTTGEWISTPTHSLVELFNNIVNYSESWTSRLDLPAVLTSIIERLENITQEESETFKVVGLPRVVIVVTPTGKIPKDQLERSVTIMNTLRSNYMDVYFTYVMTDEEAFEALAMDPRKYSDVLVKNSNTDVKEVAEMVRLSLIKNVTPKRFSAPPCDLTRASSVTYQHEDYINVGQQITYRIHPSYMMWVQVINIQFQGTDQGEISVCISRKNTEEAAESCKIVSGQYDAAFQIKRPCNGNALCDPVYFIVRARSTAIKCTDKDCRYPDQIRFMIRHDGLECLRGNGTSSAMILHRNAYDNIYFSFITILNMFLFNKIISNK is encoded by the exons ATGGAATTTAAAACAATTGTAATTCTAGTTCTGTGTCTACTGTGCCACACTTCAT ATACAATCGGCAGCACATCTAAGAATATACcagattttttattgcattgctATAGAAATGGAGGAATAAATATCACATCACCGCTAAATGTTCAACTTTTAGTAGAGATCTTATCTAAAATAGAGTATTCCAACCCAAATTATAACATTCGTGTGATATCGTCATCACTTTTGCACAG CTTGCGACAAGATGGTATTGAGCGTGCACCAAATATTAAAGAGTCTGATTTTGTGACACCGTTTAGATCCACTTCTTTCCAATACGCAAAATATAGCTTTTTATTAGATCTACTAATACCCGGTGAAAATTTGGCAAATGTTTACAATGGACTATCACTGCATGACATCTGTGCGATACACATGATGATATCGTCAACGGTCGATCGATGGGAACGTGGAGATGAGACTAGAATTTGTCCATTGAGCATGACCA TGCATTCAACTAACTTTTGTTTCAGGTACTCTCAGCCTCTTGTTAACAGATCCAAAATTGATCCAGGTTTAAGTAGATGTCCTATTGAAAAAGGCGTTGTACAAACTTCTTGGGGGGACGTATCAGCAGGTACACTTCTGTCGGCAATATCGGCAGCTCTCGAGCCGCAGAACATTCTACTCTCGGAAATATTAGAGTCCATCACAGACCGCCAGGATGAACATGACTTTGATAAAGATTTTGATGCGAATGAATTCGTTGAGGAGTTTGAAAAAGAGATGTACAATTCCTTTGTAACATCCGAAAAGTACATATCGAACGTTCTCGCCGCCACATTATCAG GTGATTTAGCCGAAGTTATAGTACGTCAGGGGCCATACGTGGAATCTGGATCTCAACCATTCATCTTTGGTTCTTGGACTAAATGGAACGACACTATCTTACCAAGAAATCTGTATTTGATGCAAGAACCGTCGTTAAATTGGGAAATGACCAACGCTGAAATTATTGGGGGAATTGATG GATTTATCATCGCTAATTATATGAAGGATTGGGCGACGACAGTACAGAACATACGTCTCTCACAAATTATCGAAATGTACTATTCGAATTACGGTGTAGCATTTAATCGCAATATCAGAGCTTGTAATCGGAAACAGAACTTTGCAAAACTAGTGAGAGACTCTAATCTACAAGAGCAGACATCTAACATGGCGAATTTCTTGTGGTTAAAAACGGGATTCGTTTTTATGAAAACGAAAGACATAGAAAATCTTTCGAATTTTGCTGTACGAGACTTTGAACAGTATTGGC CGAAACTAATGGATAGTTTACCTGGATGTGATATTAAAGAAGATACAAACCAGGTGGAAGCGGTCGTCGTCACTGACGGAACTTGGACCAAATATCAAACTGAACAGTTCATTTC tATCATTTCGGAAACCTTTGACGTTTCAAATCATGGCAGTTCAATGGGATTATTGCATGGCACCACCGGAGAATGGATTTCAACTCCTACCCACAGTTTGGTTGAACTATTTAATAACATCGTCAATTATAGTGAAAGTT GGACTTCTCGTTTGGACTTGCCGGCGGTTTTGACGTCGATCATTGAACGCCTTGAAAATATAACTCAGGAGGAAAGTGAAACGTTCAAGGTGGTCGGGTTACCACGGGTAGTAATTGTGGTAACTCCTACGGGCAAAATCCCTAAAGATCAATTGGAAAGATCAGTAACAATAATGAACACACTGCGATCAAATTACATGGATGTGTATTTCACATATGTCATGACAGACGAAGAAGCTTTCGAGGCATTAGCCATGGACCCCCGAAAGTATTCAGACGTTCTCGTCAAAAATTCAAACACTGATGTCAAAGAAGTAGCTGAAATGGTTCGTTTGAGTTTGATTAAAAACGTAACGCCAAAGAGGTTCTCGGCACCACCTTGTGACCTAACAAGAGCCTCCAGCGTGACATATCAACATGAAGACTACATCAATGTAGGTCAACAGATTACATATAGAATTCATCCTAGTTACATGATGTGGGTTCAAGTCATTAATATTCAG TTTCAAGGTACTGACCAAGGAGAAATATCTGTATGCATTTCAAGGAAAAATACAGAGGAGGCAGCCGAGTCCTGTAAAATAGTCAGCGGTCAGTATGACGCAGCATTCCAGATAAAAAGACCTTGCAATGGAAATGCACTTTGCGATCCTGTGTATTTCATAGTGCGTGCAAGGAGCACAGCCATCAAATGTACag atAAAGACTGCAGGTATCCAGACCAAATAAGATTTATGATTCGTCACGACGGACTCGAATGTTTGAGAGGAAACGGAACGTCGAGTGCAATGATTTTACATAGAAATGCCTacgataatatttatttttcattcataaCAATTCTAAATATGTttctattcaataaaataataagcaataaataa